One Fontisphaera persica DNA window includes the following coding sequences:
- a CDS encoding family 43 glycosylhydrolase has protein sequence MRRTILWLFIALMGGVIVRAAGFPNPVLIGADPHVIVWQNTFWVYPTWSDGRGERFFAFSSTNLVDWQCHGPLLDLQDVNWIKDDGQPRHHAWAPSVLPSGGKFYFYYSVGPQNPTPSRIGVAVGNSPAGPFKDSGKPLLTGGQGFEAIDPMVFTDPKSGKTYFYAGGSAGAKLRVFELNPDLISFAREVPVETPPNFTEGAFMHYYQGQYYLSYSHGSYRHASYSVHYATAPTPTGPWTYRGAILTSDETRKGPGHHSFIRHPLSGEWLIFYHRWENQSGEGPYRGFRQICIERTEYDTQGLLRPIRMTSGLNTAPSPASRRP, from the coding sequence TGGAGCGGATCCCCATGTGATAGTTTGGCAAAACACCTTTTGGGTCTATCCCACCTGGAGCGATGGCCGCGGAGAGCGATTTTTCGCATTTTCCTCGACCAACCTGGTGGATTGGCAATGTCATGGGCCGCTGTTGGATTTGCAGGACGTGAATTGGATCAAGGACGACGGCCAGCCGCGCCATCATGCCTGGGCGCCGTCAGTTCTGCCATCCGGGGGCAAATTTTATTTCTACTACTCCGTTGGCCCCCAAAATCCCACGCCTTCACGCATCGGCGTCGCAGTGGGCAACTCCCCTGCCGGACCGTTCAAGGATTCCGGCAAACCTTTGCTGACAGGCGGGCAGGGATTTGAGGCCATAGACCCCATGGTTTTCACCGATCCCAAGTCAGGCAAAACTTACTTCTATGCCGGCGGCAGTGCGGGAGCCAAACTGCGTGTCTTTGAACTCAATCCAGATTTAATCAGTTTCGCCCGCGAGGTTCCCGTGGAAACTCCGCCGAATTTCACCGAAGGCGCGTTCATGCATTATTATCAGGGCCAATATTACCTCTCCTATAGTCACGGAAGCTATCGGCATGCCTCGTATTCGGTACACTACGCAACCGCCCCCACTCCTACCGGGCCATGGACCTACCGCGGGGCCATTCTTACCAGTGACGAAACCCGAAAGGGACCGGGACACCACTCTTTTATCCGCCATCCTCTGAGCGGCGAGTGGCTCATCTTTTATCATCGCTGGGAAAACCAATCTGGGGAGGGCCCTTATCGGGGTTTTCGGCAAATTTGTATCGAACGAACGGAATATGACACACAAGGATTGCTCCGCCCCATCCGCATGACCAGCGGTCTTAACACCGCTCCCAGTCCAGCTTCGCGCCGTCCGTGA
- a CDS encoding class I SAM-dependent methyltransferase: MGHQDSYYRHNEAYAEFLAGWDAAFYAKYADTLRPDRPGGRVLDVGCGVGQVVARLLSEGFEAHGVEVSEPNVQRARKVTENCRLYNGRQLPYPDNYFDSVGALNVLEHVEEPEAFIAEMVRVVKPGGKVVLSSPNFFRALGFRDYHPKMRGICQKWNNWRRQQEKLRQMHEQPDSVRFDRMTPIIKEPFTPDDDAIVATNGREMAFFLVRNGCEIERVECTDRYVSKLLDFLLNAGPWRFYMFNAFVVARKKQA; the protein is encoded by the coding sequence ATGGGGCATCAGGATAGCTATTATCGCCATAACGAGGCGTACGCCGAGTTTTTAGCGGGTTGGGACGCCGCGTTTTACGCCAAGTACGCCGATACCTTGCGCCCGGATCGGCCAGGTGGAAGGGTGTTGGACGTCGGCTGCGGTGTGGGACAAGTGGTGGCCCGTTTGTTGAGTGAGGGTTTTGAGGCGCACGGGGTGGAGGTCTCCGAGCCTAATGTGCAACGCGCCCGCAAAGTCACCGAAAATTGCCGTCTTTACAATGGCCGGCAACTGCCCTATCCCGATAATTACTTTGATTCTGTGGGGGCCTTGAATGTGCTGGAACACGTGGAAGAGCCGGAAGCATTCATTGCGGAAATGGTGCGAGTGGTCAAGCCGGGGGGCAAGGTGGTGCTTTCCAGTCCCAATTTTTTCCGCGCCCTGGGTTTCCGGGATTACCACCCCAAAATGCGCGGGATTTGCCAAAAATGGAATAATTGGCGGCGCCAGCAGGAAAAGTTGCGTCAGATGCATGAGCAGCCGGATTCAGTCAGGTTCGACCGCATGACGCCAATTATCAAGGAGCCGTTTACGCCGGATGATGATGCCATCGTGGCGACGAATGGGCGGGAGATGGCGTTTTTTCTGGTGCGCAACGGGTGCGAGATTGAACGTGTGGAATGCACGGACCGATATGTATCCAAGTTGCTGGATTTCTTGCTCAACGCTGGTCCTTGGCGTTTCTATATGTTTAACGCATTCGTCGTCGCCCGCAAAAAGCAGGCTTAG